A DNA window from Rossellomorea marisflavi contains the following coding sequences:
- the yhaM gene encoding 3'-5' exoribonuclease YhaM: MSGITTYAVGETIDLHLLIKQMTKGTTNTGKPFLTIILQDKSGDIEAKLWDASEQDEKAYQPETIVKVVGDIHNYRGKNQLKIKQIRPVSPGDGFSIADFLETAPVSIDEMSSKITQYIFEMRNPNIQRITRHLIKKYQKDFLEYPAATKNHHEFVSGLAYHVVSMLDLSKAIAGLYPTLDSDLLYAGVILHDLGKVIELSGPTSTTYTIEGNLIGHISIMVNEIGKAADELGIEGEEVMILQHMVLSHHGKAEWGSPKPPLIREAEILHYIDNVDAKMNMLDRVLSRTKPGEYTERVFALDNRSFYKPTFHE; the protein is encoded by the coding sequence ATGTCTGGAATTACGACCTATGCAGTCGGTGAAACCATCGATTTGCATTTATTGATCAAACAGATGACAAAAGGCACAACAAATACAGGAAAGCCCTTCCTGACCATCATTCTGCAGGATAAGAGCGGAGATATCGAAGCGAAGCTGTGGGATGCCTCTGAACAGGATGAAAAAGCCTATCAGCCTGAGACGATTGTAAAGGTAGTCGGGGATATCCACAACTATCGAGGGAAGAACCAGCTGAAAATCAAACAGATTCGCCCGGTGTCACCGGGAGATGGTTTTTCCATTGCTGATTTCCTTGAGACTGCCCCGGTAAGCATTGATGAAATGAGCAGCAAGATCACCCAATACATCTTTGAAATGCGCAATCCGAATATTCAGCGGATCACCCGCCATCTCATCAAAAAATATCAGAAGGACTTCCTTGAATATCCTGCGGCAACGAAGAATCACCATGAGTTCGTATCAGGTCTTGCCTATCATGTGGTCTCCATGCTTGATCTGTCAAAAGCCATCGCAGGGTTATACCCGACGCTTGATTCCGACCTGTTATATGCAGGTGTGATCCTTCACGATCTTGGTAAGGTGATTGAACTGTCCGGCCCGACTTCAACCACCTACACAATCGAGGGGAACCTGATCGGGCATATCTCCATCATGGTGAATGAAATCGGCAAAGCGGCCGATGAGCTGGGCATAGAAGGAGAAGAGGTCATGATCCTTCAACATATGGTCCTCAGCCACCATGGTAAGGCAGAATGGGGCAGCCCGAAACCTCCATTGATCCGTGAAGCAGAAATCCTTCACTATATCGATAACGTGGATGCGAAGATGAACATGCTCGACAGGGTCCTATCAAGGACGAAACCAGGTGAGTATACGGAGAGGGTCTTTGCCCTAGACAACCGATCCTTCTATAAACCAACATTCCATGAATGA
- a CDS encoding sporulation YhaL family protein: protein MTLPIWMYFIVAGIFVSAFMTIRSARQEKAQEDEWIAKEGEVYITRMEEEKERRRMSS, encoded by the coding sequence ATGACATTACCGATTTGGATGTACTTCATTGTGGCAGGGATCTTCGTCAGTGCGTTCATGACCATCAGGTCGGCCAGGCAGGAAAAGGCCCAGGAGGATGAGTGGATCGCGAAAGAGGGCGAGGTGTACATCACCCGCATGGAAGAGGAAAAAGAGCGGAGGCGCATGTCCTCCTGA
- a CDS encoding peptidylprolyl isomerase, which produces MKKWILSVSLVAGAVGLAGCSGNGADDKDVVATTKAGDITKEELYDSAKQKFTPQMEQALQELVYTKVLDEKYDVSKDEINKKMDEAKEQLGDQFDMFLQQYNLDEKSFKEYLKLQLLQEKAATSDVKVTDKELKEYYENWKAPIEVRHILVEDEKTAKEVKKKLADGDKFEDLASEYSTDTASAANGGSLGWVDNAGRQSFVPEFSKALDSLKKGEVSEPVKTDYGYHIIEVTDTKEKKPFNDMKKDLEQELKLSKVDQAKIQESMKDEIEKADLKIKDKDLKDAFEQVLNGTPAPDAAAPEGNGTTDSDTKE; this is translated from the coding sequence ATGAAGAAGTGGATCCTTTCCGTATCACTTGTTGCCGGTGCCGTGGGACTAGCAGGTTGCAGCGGTAATGGGGCAGATGATAAAGATGTAGTTGCAACAACCAAAGCCGGGGATATCACCAAGGAAGAACTGTATGATTCAGCGAAACAAAAGTTCACCCCACAAATGGAACAAGCCCTACAAGAACTTGTCTATACAAAAGTGCTCGATGAGAAATATGATGTATCGAAAGATGAAATCAACAAAAAAATGGACGAAGCGAAAGAACAACTCGGTGACCAATTCGATATGTTCCTTCAACAGTACAATCTTGATGAGAAATCCTTTAAAGAGTATTTGAAGCTTCAGCTCCTTCAAGAGAAGGCCGCTACTTCAGATGTCAAAGTCACTGACAAAGAACTCAAGGAATATTACGAAAACTGGAAAGCTCCGATCGAAGTGAGACACATCCTCGTGGAAGACGAAAAGACCGCGAAGGAAGTCAAAAAGAAGTTGGCCGACGGTGATAAATTCGAAGACCTTGCAAGCGAGTATTCAACCGACACCGCTTCTGCCGCTAACGGAGGCAGCCTCGGATGGGTTGATAATGCAGGACGTCAAAGCTTTGTACCTGAGTTCTCCAAAGCCCTTGACTCCCTGAAAAAAGGTGAGGTCAGTGAACCTGTGAAAACAGATTATGGCTACCACATCATTGAAGTGACAGATACAAAAGAAAAGAAACCGTTCAACGATATGAAAAAAGATCTTGAACAGGAGCTTAAACTTTCAAAAGTGGATCAGGCTAAAATTCAGGAATCCATGAAGGACGAAATCGAAAAAGCAGACCTTAAGATCAAAGACAAAGATCTTAAAGATGCATTCGAACAAGTACTGAACGGTACTCCAGCACCGGACGCTGCCGCTCCTGAAGGCAATGGAACGACCGATTCCGATACAAAAGAATAA
- a CDS encoding YjcZ family sporulation protein, translating to MSCGYNSGFALLVVLFILLIIVGAAFIC from the coding sequence ATGAGCTGTGGATACAATTCAGGATTTGCATTGCTTGTTGTATTGTTCATCTTATTAATCATCGTTGGTGCCGCGTTTATTTGCTAA
- a CDS encoding YjcZ family sporulation protein gives MGNAYGGGFALIVVLFILLIIVGAAWL, from the coding sequence ATGGGTAACGCATACGGCGGAGGTTTCGCGTTAATTGTTGTACTGTTCATCTTGTTGATCATTGTAGGTGCAGCTTGGCTATAA
- a CDS encoding YjcZ family sporulation protein, with amino-acid sequence MSGAYGYGGGFALIVVLFILLIIIGAAYVC; translated from the coding sequence ATGTCAGGTGCTTACGGGTATGGCGGAGGTTTCGCTCTAATCGTTGTTCTATTCATCTTGCTTATCATCATCGGTGCAGCATACGTTTGCTAA
- a CDS encoding DUF3267 domain-containing protein, with protein sequence MNHRVFYDHHFLLFFAGLLSIYPLHKICHALPVLHYARNMTCTLRRQMVILPTVTLRLNVPIAKWRYGMALTAPFFVLNSCLMFGCFHFPHYSHYFIMLTAFHTGICLIDFLCVRALLFSPRKAMIEENEDGYEILIEQ encoded by the coding sequence ATGAACCATCGTGTATTTTATGATCATCATTTCCTGCTCTTTTTTGCAGGGTTGCTAAGCATCTACCCCCTGCATAAGATCTGCCACGCACTGCCGGTCTTGCACTATGCACGGAATATGACATGCACACTGAGAAGACAGATGGTGATCTTACCGACCGTAACCCTCAGATTGAATGTGCCGATTGCCAAATGGAGATATGGGATGGCATTGACCGCCCCATTCTTCGTACTCAATTCATGCCTGATGTTCGGTTGTTTTCACTTTCCTCATTACTCCCACTACTTCATCATGCTGACTGCCTTCCATACTGGCATCTGCTTAATCGATTTTCTTTGCGTGAGGGCACTGCTCTTTTCTCCGAGAAAGGCGATGATCGAGGAGAATGAGGATGGGTACGAGATATTGATCGAACAATGA
- a CDS encoding DUF1878 family protein: MEKRNYAYGLVIGMDDLLRRVEKLEYYQRLMLELMPGHTILFYREVMMAGLDEGDVKAFFQLCEGLNNKCQKQKAEGFVYFTPLFKEFERRIDHRLTIERVIEGCLNQGIYPSLMTQLRKCL; encoded by the coding sequence ATGGAAAAGAGAAACTATGCATATGGATTGGTGATTGGAATGGATGATCTGTTAAGAAGAGTGGAGAAGCTGGAATACTATCAAAGGCTCATGTTGGAGCTTATGCCGGGGCATACGATTTTATTTTACCGGGAGGTCATGATGGCAGGCCTTGATGAAGGGGATGTGAAGGCATTCTTCCAGTTATGTGAGGGATTGAACAATAAATGTCAAAAACAAAAAGCGGAAGGGTTTGTTTATTTTACTCCGCTTTTTAAAGAATTTGAACGTCGGATCGATCACAGGCTTACGATCGAGAGGGTCATCGAGGGGTGCCTCAACCAAGGAATATATCCTTCACTCATGACCCAGCTCAGGAAATGTCTTTAG
- a CDS encoding HTH-type transcriptional regulator Hpr: MKEREFTLKEAMLFSQRMAQLSKALWKAIEKDWQQWIKPYDLNINEHHILWIAYHLKGASISDVAKFGVMHVSTAFNFSKKLEERELLEFSKRENDKRNTYIRLTEKGERILLDSMKNYDPDHHAIFQGVSPLRELYGKFPEMIEMMSVVRNIYGNDFMEIFEKSFDNIKNDFSDDNGKLTELFQEEDDLESSKDIS, encoded by the coding sequence ATGAAGGAAAGAGAATTCACATTAAAAGAGGCAATGCTCTTCAGCCAGCGGATGGCACAGCTCAGTAAAGCGCTGTGGAAAGCCATCGAAAAGGACTGGCAGCAATGGATCAAGCCGTATGATCTCAACATCAATGAACACCATATTCTCTGGATCGCTTACCATCTAAAAGGTGCTTCCATATCAGATGTAGCCAAATTCGGTGTCATGCATGTATCCACGGCATTTAATTTTTCCAAGAAATTAGAGGAGCGGGAACTGCTGGAGTTTTCAAAAAGGGAAAACGATAAACGGAACACGTATATCCGGCTGACTGAGAAGGGAGAACGCATTCTCCTCGATTCCATGAAGAATTACGACCCGGACCATCACGCGATTTTCCAAGGGGTATCCCCACTGAGGGAGCTATACGGAAAATTCCCGGAAATGATCGAAATGATGAGTGTGGTGCGTAACATCTACGGGAATGATTTCATGGAGATCTTCGAGAAGTCATTCGACAACATCAAAAATGATTTCTCCGATGATAATGGAAAACTGACTGAACTTTTTCAGGAAGAAGATGACTTAGAAAGTTCTAAAGACATTTCCTGA